The Streptococcus respiraculi sequence AAAGTCGCTGTCAACAATCACGCTGATTTTGACTATGTCTCTAGCTTTGATGTCCGAGCAGGCGATATTCAGTCTATGGCTAATGTCTATCAGCAGGTCGTAGACGGAGTAACCTTCTACTTCATCGAACATCGAGACTACTTCGAACGTAAGGACTTATACGGCTACGACGATGATGCCATGCGTTTTGGCTTCTTCCAGCATGCAACTTGTCGCTTATTAGAAGCTCTCAACTACTTCCCAGACGTCATTCATAGCCATGACTGGCATACAGCTGCGATTCCCTTCCTTTGCAGGACCTTTTATAGCTATCGTGAAGAATTTCGTACGATTAAGCATGTCTTTACCATTCACAATCTAGCCTTTCAAGGGATTTTCAACAAGCAAGCTCTCTGGTCTGCCTTGGGGATGGATTACAGCTACTATGTAGACGGTATTGCCCGCTTCCATGATGACTGTATCAGCTTTATGAAATTAGGGATTCTCTACGCAGATAAGGTAACTACCGTATCTGAAACCTATGCGCAGGAAATCCTAACAGAAGAATTTGGCGAACACATGCAGCATGTCTTAGAATTACGCCGCCATGATTTACTAGGAATTGTCAACGGAATCGACTACGATACGTGGAATAGCCAGACAGACAGCTATCTGGCTCATAACTACAGCCTTGAAAGCATTCACGAAAAGAAAGCAAATAAACTCGCTCTCCAAGCTCAGTTTGGTCTGCCTCAAGACGAGCATGTCATCTTGATTGGAATCGTCTCCCGCTTGACCTGGCAAAAAGGCTTCTATCTCTTGACCGAAGTTCTCAACCAGCTCTTGCAGGCCCATGTCCAATTCGTCATTCTCGGCAATGGAGAGGCCGACATTGAACATGCCTTCCACTATTTCAAAGGTGCTCACCCGGATAAATTTGCTTTCTACCAAGG is a genomic window containing:
- the glgA gene encoding glycogen synthase GlgA, which codes for MSKKSVLFVASEGLPFIKTGGLADVIGSLPKELVKQGMDVRVVLPLYLKVAVNNHADFDYVSSFDVRAGDIQSMANVYQQVVDGVTFYFIEHRDYFERKDLYGYDDDAMRFGFFQHATCRLLEALNYFPDVIHSHDWHTAAIPFLCRTFYSYREEFRTIKHVFTIHNLAFQGIFNKQALWSALGMDYSYYVDGIARFHDDCISFMKLGILYADKVTTVSETYAQEILTEEFGEHMQHVLELRRHDLLGIVNGIDYDTWNSQTDSYLAHNYSLESIHEKKANKLALQAQFGLPQDEHVILIGIVSRLTWQKGFYLLTEVLNQLLQAHVQFVILGNGEADIEHAFHYFKGAHPDKFAFYQGYNEPLAHQIYAASDLFLMPSMFEPCGISQLISMHYGTLPLVRETGGLRDTVHPYNWVTKEGCGFSFWGKDAYNMKQVYDLALDTYYNRPEDWQRLIQQAMTADVSWTASAKRYIDLYKEITF